One region of Marivirga arenosa genomic DNA includes:
- the fabG gene encoding 3-oxoacyl-[acyl-carrier-protein] reductase, whose protein sequence is MTKLLDGKTALITGASKGIGKAIAQKYAEQGANVAFTFLSSVEKGQALEKELADAYGVKVKGYRSDASDFKAAEELIAGVVADFGSLDILVNNAGITKDNLLMRMTEEMWDDVININLKSCFNTVKAANRTFMKQKSGSIINMTSVVGVKGNAGQANYAASKAGIIGFTKSVALELGSRNIRSNAIAPGFIETEMTDALDEKTVQGWRDAIPLKRGGSPEDVADLCVFLGSDMSSYITGQVIQVDGGMLT, encoded by the coding sequence ATGACAAAACTATTAGATGGAAAAACTGCACTTATTACAGGTGCATCTAAAGGGATTGGTAAAGCAATTGCCCAAAAATATGCTGAGCAAGGAGCTAATGTTGCTTTCACATTTTTATCAAGCGTTGAAAAAGGTCAGGCTTTAGAAAAGGAATTGGCGGATGCTTATGGAGTAAAAGTTAAAGGCTATCGTTCTGATGCTTCCGATTTTAAAGCAGCCGAAGAATTAATTGCAGGGGTTGTAGCTGATTTTGGTAGCCTAGATATTTTGGTAAATAATGCGGGTATCACTAAAGACAACTTATTGATGAGAATGACGGAGGAAATGTGGGATGACGTCATTAATATCAATTTAAAATCATGCTTCAATACTGTGAAAGCAGCCAATAGAACTTTTATGAAGCAAAAGAGCGGATCAATTATTAATATGACTTCAGTTGTTGGAGTAAAAGGTAATGCTGGTCAAGCGAATTATGCTGCTTCAAAAGCAGGGATTATTGGATTTACTAAATCAGTGGCTTTAGAACTTGGTTCCAGAAATATTAGATCAAACGCCATAGCTCCAGGATTTATTGAAACCGAAATGACGGATGCGTTAGATGAAAAAACTGTTCAAGGATGGAGAGATGCTATTCCGTTGAAACGAGGCGGGAGTCCTGAGGACGTGGCTGATTTATGCGTTTTCTTAGGCTCTGATATGTCATCCTATATTACAGGTCAAGTAATTCAGGTTGATGGTGGAATGTTAACCTAA
- a CDS encoding T9SS type A sorting domain-containing protein — protein sequence MKRIILSLLIFTISFTTIAQNTSASEQFTDWDNNGGWSNGTSPGAVTFFEDIEIDGSVVRIDDLDLNLGSVLTINTGDSLVVDGNLNVSSSSELIVEEGGYLYVNGNLVNEGSFIIFGDFTNDGIIAVSGNYIENGLGDLNTGTNSNFYVNGTSDDPGNTDGIIPPEIQAIYNTLPIELKSFEGILTQNKTTELKWITAKEENFSHFEIQRSINNQDFEVIGTVNGLGESNSDVYYSFNDKNVPYGIVRYRLNAVDIDESFELFEAIEIQNTFSSELKAFPNPVTDFSKLRIVVPQDLSGKLNKVALYDNAGSLLYSQTNYDPIDGKIEIENIKEGMYILKITHNGLTENLRIFKH from the coding sequence ATGAAAAGAATAATATTGTCTCTGTTAATTTTTACAATTTCTTTTACAACTATTGCGCAAAACACCTCTGCAAGTGAACAATTTACTGACTGGGATAATAATGGTGGGTGGTCGAATGGAACATCACCTGGAGCAGTTACTTTTTTTGAAGATATAGAAATAGACGGGAGTGTAGTAAGAATTGATGATTTAGATTTAAATTTAGGATCAGTACTCACAATTAACACCGGTGATTCATTAGTTGTAGATGGAAATCTTAATGTTAGCTCGTCTTCAGAATTAATAGTAGAAGAAGGCGGATACTTATATGTAAATGGAAATCTAGTAAACGAAGGTTCCTTTATAATTTTTGGAGATTTTACAAATGATGGGATAATTGCTGTTTCTGGAAATTATATAGAGAATGGTTTAGGCGATTTAAATACAGGTACAAATAGTAATTTTTACGTAAATGGCACTAGCGATGATCCTGGCAATACTGATGGGATAATACCTCCTGAAATTCAAGCAATTTACAATACACTCCCAATCGAATTAAAAAGCTTTGAAGGAATTTTAACCCAAAATAAAACGACAGAATTAAAGTGGATAACCGCAAAAGAAGAAAACTTTTCGCATTTTGAGATTCAGAGATCAATCAATAATCAAGATTTTGAAGTGATTGGAACTGTAAATGGCCTGGGCGAAAGTAATTCTGATGTATATTATAGTTTTAATGATAAAAATGTTCCTTATGGCATTGTAAGATACAGACTTAATGCTGTTGACATAGATGAAAGCTTTGAACTATTTGAAGCCATTGAAATTCAAAACACATTTAGTAGTGAATTAAAAGCATTCCCTAATCCCGTTACAGATTTTTCTAAATTAAGAATTGTGGTCCCCCAAGATTTATCTGGCAAATTGAATAAAGTGGCTTTATATGACAATGCTGGAAGCTTACTTTACAGTCAAACAAATTATGACCCTATTGATGGGAAGATTGAAATAGAAAATATTAAGGAAGGAATGTATATTTTAAAAATCACTCATAATGGTTTAACCGAAAATTTGAGGATATTTAAACATTAA
- a CDS encoding RNA polymerase sigma factor, producing the protein MSEEVLVSELKAQKESAFEYLYDNYSGAIYGVILRIVKSEDVAQEVLHDSFIKAWKKINSYSAEKGRLYTWLVNISRNASIDKLRSKEIKKTSKTDSVSDNVHKIDNANSTEQSIDGIGLDKVLDKLPEDLRFVIEQMYYKGYTQSEIAEEFDIPLGTVKTRARTAMRSLRELLL; encoded by the coding sequence ATATCTGAAGAAGTTCTTGTTTCAGAACTTAAAGCACAAAAAGAAAGTGCGTTTGAATATCTTTATGATAATTACAGTGGTGCTATATATGGTGTTATACTTCGAATAGTAAAATCTGAGGATGTAGCACAGGAGGTACTTCATGATTCCTTTATAAAAGCATGGAAAAAAATTAATTCATACAGTGCTGAAAAAGGTCGATTATACACTTGGTTAGTCAATATTAGTAGAAATGCCTCAATTGATAAGTTAAGATCAAAAGAAATAAAGAAAACTAGCAAAACCGATTCAGTATCAGACAACGTACATAAGATTGACAATGCAAATTCAACTGAACAATCTATTGATGGAATAGGCTTAGATAAGGTTTTAGATAAGTTACCTGAAGATTTAAGGTTTGTAATTGAGCAAATGTATTATAAAGGGTATACGCAATCTGAAATCGCAGAAGAGTTTGATATTCCGTTAGGAACTGTTAAAACGAGGGCACGAACTGCTATGCGTTCATTAAGAGAATTATTATTGTGA
- a CDS encoding anti-sigma factor: protein MSKIEAYISSGVIEAFVLGQLNEPETKELLQYAEEHEEVRKALDEAEETLFLLGEKDKVVPPANVKNTLFDELGIKSSQANNGVNIETPKSSKTINFYPYFSAAASIIAIIGIVLSVYYYNLWQDTESRLSTIIAENQTMAQQYNVVKNQMDQYAANIEILRQPGIENVPMKGLDIAPEAQAIVHWNKKTNEVFLNAKSMPSNDVNNQYQLWAIVDGTPVDMGVFDVAGDMTSLLKMKTTGKASAFAVTLEPRGGSENPTLEKMYVIGQI from the coding sequence GTGAGTAAAATAGAAGCATACATATCGTCTGGAGTAATTGAAGCTTTTGTTTTGGGTCAGTTAAATGAACCTGAAACAAAAGAATTATTACAGTATGCAGAAGAGCATGAGGAGGTAAGAAAAGCGCTTGATGAAGCGGAAGAAACTTTATTTCTTTTAGGAGAAAAAGATAAAGTCGTTCCACCAGCTAATGTAAAAAATACACTTTTTGATGAATTAGGGATTAAATCATCACAAGCTAATAATGGGGTTAATATAGAAACTCCAAAATCATCAAAAACAATTAATTTTTACCCATATTTTTCAGCGGCTGCCAGTATTATTGCGATAATAGGCATTGTATTAAGTGTTTATTATTACAATTTATGGCAGGATACAGAGTCAAGGTTATCTACCATCATTGCTGAAAACCAAACGATGGCCCAGCAATACAATGTAGTTAAAAACCAGATGGATCAATATGCCGCTAATATTGAAATTTTACGTCAACCAGGGATTGAAAATGTTCCAATGAAAGGGCTGGATATTGCCCCAGAAGCTCAAGCAATAGTGCATTGGAATAAAAAAACGAATGAAGTCTTTTTAAATGCTAAATCAATGCCTTCCAATGATGTGAATAATCAATATCAGTTATGGGCTATAGTAGATGGAACGCCTGTTGACATGGGAGTGTTTGATGTAGCAGGCGATATGACGAGTCTACTGAAAATGAAGACTACTGGCAAAGCCTCAGCCTTTGCGGTAACCCTCGAACCTAGAGGTGGAAGCGAAAACCCTACCCTAGAAAAAATGTATGTAATCGGACAGATTTAA
- the mutL gene encoding DNA mismatch repair endonuclease MutL: MSDIIQLLPDAIANQIAAGEVVQRPASVVKELLENSIDAGSKKIKLVVKDAGKQLIQVIDDGIGMSETDARMCFERHATSKIRKSEDLFELKTMGFRGEAMASIAAVSQVELKTKKEDAELGVLLEVEASEVKKQTHTAYTGGTSISVKNLFYNVPARRNFLKSNPVEMRHIIDEFQRVALANPQVAFSLHQNVTDVYQLNAGKLSQRIVGLFGKNYQEQLVACEETTDQLKIYGYIGKPEYAKKTRGEQFFFVNNRYIKSGYLHHAVVNGFEGLLANDAHPFYVLCLEIDPKKIDVNVHPTKTEIKFDDERMVYGILAAAIRQALGAHNVAPALDFDSDVNFSFNAPRRSRVDEFSTKSSNYQKFKSKDSDSEWDKILSNFQELSDKISKEEDQKEVIDESQQSLTFGSSINEEVKAVSPNQEWGDSKTSIFQIHNKYIATQVKSGLMLVDQQAAHERILFEKFNQHLKNNDGSSQQFLFPEQLQLSASDYALVMDMEEELKALGFVITSFGKDTVVINGAPTELTDTSVKSVFEGLIDQFKHNKNVLSVSKNENIARSLAKRSAVKAGAKLNAEEMNALIDKLFACQNPNYAPSGNSTFIIFDLNKIGSFFN; encoded by the coding sequence ATGTCTGATATTATACAATTACTACCTGATGCAATTGCCAATCAGATCGCAGCAGGTGAAGTAGTCCAAAGACCAGCTTCTGTAGTGAAGGAGCTTTTGGAAAATTCAATTGATGCTGGAAGTAAGAAAATTAAATTAGTTGTAAAAGATGCAGGGAAACAATTAATTCAAGTAATTGATGATGGAATAGGTATGTCTGAAACGGATGCCAGAATGTGTTTTGAAAGACATGCTACCTCAAAAATTCGTAAATCCGAAGATCTATTTGAACTCAAAACGATGGGGTTTAGAGGTGAAGCTATGGCCTCTATTGCTGCAGTTTCTCAAGTTGAGCTAAAAACTAAAAAGGAGGATGCAGAGCTAGGGGTTTTGTTAGAAGTTGAGGCCTCTGAAGTAAAAAAGCAGACCCATACTGCCTATACTGGTGGAACTTCGATTTCCGTTAAGAATTTGTTTTATAATGTCCCGGCACGAAGAAATTTCCTAAAATCTAACCCTGTAGAAATGCGTCATATTATTGATGAATTTCAAAGGGTGGCATTAGCTAATCCTCAAGTGGCTTTTAGTCTTCATCAAAATGTTACCGATGTTTATCAGTTAAATGCAGGAAAATTAAGCCAACGAATAGTCGGTTTATTTGGCAAAAACTATCAAGAGCAGTTGGTAGCTTGTGAAGAAACTACAGACCAGCTTAAAATTTATGGCTATATAGGAAAACCTGAGTATGCTAAAAAGACCAGAGGTGAGCAGTTTTTCTTTGTCAATAATCGATATATAAAAAGTGGCTATTTACATCATGCAGTCGTAAACGGCTTTGAAGGCTTATTAGCAAATGATGCTCATCCATTCTACGTATTGTGTTTGGAAATTGATCCTAAAAAGATTGATGTGAATGTCCATCCTACCAAAACTGAAATTAAATTTGATGATGAGCGTATGGTGTATGGAATATTAGCTGCTGCTATCCGTCAGGCATTAGGTGCTCACAATGTTGCACCTGCTTTGGATTTTGATAGTGATGTGAATTTTAGTTTTAATGCACCAAGAAGAAGTAGGGTAGATGAATTTTCAACAAAGTCATCAAATTATCAAAAATTTAAGTCGAAGGATAGCGATAGTGAATGGGATAAAATCCTATCTAATTTTCAAGAATTAAGTGATAAAATAAGTAAGGAAGAGGATCAAAAAGAAGTGATAGATGAGAGTCAGCAATCACTGACTTTTGGAAGTTCTATTAATGAAGAGGTAAAAGCCGTAAGCCCAAATCAGGAATGGGGAGATAGTAAAACCAGCATTTTTCAGATTCATAATAAATACATTGCAACTCAAGTAAAGTCGGGTTTAATGTTGGTTGACCAGCAAGCTGCTCACGAAAGAATATTATTTGAGAAGTTTAATCAACACTTGAAAAATAATGATGGAAGTTCACAGCAATTTCTTTTTCCAGAGCAACTACAATTGTCTGCTTCAGATTATGCCTTAGTAATGGATATGGAGGAGGAATTAAAAGCCTTAGGTTTTGTAATTACTTCCTTTGGTAAGGATACGGTAGTGATTAATGGAGCGCCTACTGAATTAACCGATACCTCTGTGAAATCTGTATTTGAGGGATTGATTGATCAGTTTAAGCATAATAAAAATGTCTTAAGTGTATCTAAAAACGAAAATATTGCTCGATCATTAGCCAAGCGATCAGCTGTTAAAGCTGGGGCAAAACTTAACGCGGAAGAAATGAATGCATTGATAGATAAATTATTTGCCTGTCAAAACCCTAATTATGCACCTTCAGGTAATTCGACTTTTATTATTTTTGACCTGAATAAAATTGGAAGCTTTTTCAATTAA
- a CDS encoding rhomboid family intramembrane serine protease, with protein MFARLTPVVKNLLLINIGLLLIPSLLNFDLANLFGLRYIFAESFKPFQFITYMFLHSGFGHLLGNMFALFIFGPMLERFWGSKRFFIYYMVTGIGAGMLFGVVNFIEMQQLESAAQQYINNPNYEGFVSFINNNANYVYRQWYDFIDAFGENPNSQEYLNASIQRVQEVVRFQANVPLIGASGAVFGILLAFGMLFPNTELFLLFPPIPIKAKYLVTFYGLYELYAGIQNAPGDNVAHYAHLGGMLIGFILLKVWQKDNKRFY; from the coding sequence ATGTTCGCGAGATTAACTCCGGTTGTTAAAAACCTTTTACTGATAAATATTGGATTACTTTTAATCCCATCGCTTCTAAATTTTGATTTAGCCAACCTTTTTGGATTACGCTACATATTTGCAGAGTCTTTTAAGCCCTTTCAGTTTATAACCTATATGTTTTTACATTCAGGTTTTGGTCATTTACTGGGGAATATGTTTGCCTTGTTTATCTTCGGTCCAATGTTGGAAAGGTTTTGGGGTTCTAAGCGCTTTTTCATCTATTATATGGTGACCGGCATAGGGGCAGGAATGCTATTTGGAGTTGTAAATTTCATTGAAATGCAACAATTAGAATCAGCAGCTCAACAATATATAAATAATCCTAATTATGAAGGTTTCGTATCTTTCATCAATAATAATGCTAATTATGTGTACCGCCAGTGGTATGATTTCATAGATGCTTTCGGTGAAAACCCGAACAGCCAGGAGTATTTAAATGCGAGTATTCAAAGAGTTCAGGAAGTAGTAAGATTTCAGGCAAATGTACCTTTAATTGGTGCTTCAGGTGCAGTTTTTGGGATATTATTAGCTTTTGGTATGCTTTTTCCTAATACAGAACTGTTTTTGTTATTTCCACCAATACCCATCAAAGCAAAGTACCTTGTAACCTTCTATGGATTATATGAGTTATATGCAGGCATACAGAATGCTCCTGGAGATAATGTTGCACATTACGCTCACCTTGGGGGAATGCTAATTGGATTTATTCTGTTAAAGGTATGGCAGAAAGATAATAAGAGATTTTATTAA
- a CDS encoding ArnT family glycosyltransferase, with amino-acid sequence MNIKIASKRIFNRYEWYLLSFILLLALSVHLYSSWGGLIWTIDSNTYWTASRNIINEGKLIAADGGAYVFWPPLFPITLSLFSESSYYVFHSFSFLLGLIFIYQFLKLKHSITLSLMVLSVYTLTVYPYLLSSFLWTEVNFILFLYSGLYFFQKWNMDENNHKYLMLAGILFCLMCLQRNAGVFIIVGLSIYSIAFYFKTRNFKNFISTGSVLSISVIPVILWNINRRILFPEEYYIYQQPFLTDFLKNFKMVSNELIRLVLPIDTGLNSYIIIILLSMIMMSIIYKKESSLTITLISTYIFLFITLPLLEKSDIGRFIAPIMPLIILQIISSSKYYISKLYKNKIKNAIILLFSIVLLYNIARTINNVEQWNYRSVHNPKSAKIFF; translated from the coding sequence ATGAATATTAAAATAGCCTCTAAAAGAATATTTAATCGGTACGAATGGTATTTACTTAGCTTTATTCTTCTTTTGGCACTAAGTGTTCATTTATACTCTTCATGGGGTGGTTTAATATGGACTATTGACTCAAATACTTACTGGACAGCTTCAAGAAATATTATCAATGAAGGGAAATTAATTGCTGCTGATGGAGGCGCCTATGTTTTCTGGCCACCACTGTTTCCCATTACACTAAGCTTATTTAGTGAAAGTAGTTATTATGTATTTCACAGCTTCAGTTTCTTACTTGGTCTAATCTTTATTTATCAATTCTTAAAATTAAAACATTCAATTACGCTTAGTTTGATGGTCTTATCGGTATATACACTAACAGTATACCCTTACTTACTATCAAGTTTTCTATGGACTGAAGTAAATTTTATACTATTTCTATATTCAGGATTGTATTTTTTTCAAAAGTGGAACATGGATGAAAATAACCACAAATACTTAATGCTTGCTGGAATCCTGTTTTGCTTAATGTGTTTGCAACGGAATGCTGGAGTTTTTATAATAGTAGGATTGTCGATTTACTCTATCGCCTTTTATTTTAAAACTAGAAACTTTAAAAATTTTATTTCAACAGGATCCGTATTAAGTATATCTGTAATACCAGTAATTCTTTGGAATATCAATAGAAGAATATTGTTCCCTGAAGAATATTACATTTATCAACAACCATTTTTGACCGATTTTTTAAAAAATTTTAAAATGGTTTCAAATGAACTAATAAGATTAGTTTTGCCAATCGATACTGGATTAAACTCCTACATCATTATCATTCTGCTTTCAATGATAATGATGTCAATTATTTACAAGAAAGAAAGCTCTTTAACAATCACATTAATTTCAACTTATATTTTTCTTTTTATTACACTGCCCTTACTTGAAAAAAGCGATATTGGAAGATTCATAGCTCCAATCATGCCATTAATAATTCTACAAATAATTTCATCATCAAAATATTACATAAGTAAATTATATAAAAACAAAATTAAAAATGCTATAATCTTATTATTCTCTATCGTTCTATTATATAATATTGCTAGAACTATAAATAATGTTGAACAATGGAATTATAGAAGTGTTCATAATCCTAAGTCTGCTAAAATTTTTTTCTAG
- a CDS encoding DUF6576 domain-containing protein has product MTYKKSISSNQKSNGNSSLCSSSSASEQEEIDRILDKISEKGYESLSKDEKQKLFNASKK; this is encoded by the coding sequence GTGACCTACAAAAAGAGTATATCATCTAATCAAAAGTCAAATGGTAATTCATCCTTATGTAGTTCTTCTTCTGCATCTGAACAGGAAGAGATTGATAGAATATTAGATAAGATTTCAGAAAAAGGCTATGAAAGCTTGTCCAAAGATGAAAAGCAAAAGCTTTTTAATGCGAGTAAGAAATAG
- a CDS encoding rhomboid family intramembrane serine protease, translated as MAGFFDELRQNFKRPNNALNQLIIINAIVFVGLGLIRVIGAFSGTNELYAIVDAQFTIPPDLGRFIYRPWTIITYAFSHAGFFHILLNMLVLYWFGMLISQYLGSAKLVNLYVLGALAGAVVFILAYNLIPFLADRTTSGMVGASAAVYAVATASATLLPDHRFHLILIGPVKIKYIVAVYIVLSLLNSAGPNAGGNIAHLGGAAIGFLYVRGLQAGTDFGLWIQMTLGFFQNLFKSKPKIKVTYKKSKSSNQKSSSTSSSSSSSSASEQEEIDRILDKISEKGYESLSKDEKQKLFNASKK; from the coding sequence ATGGCAGGATTTTTTGATGAATTAAGACAAAACTTTAAGCGACCAAATAATGCATTAAATCAATTAATCATTATCAACGCCATTGTGTTTGTTGGTTTAGGATTAATTAGAGTAATAGGAGCTTTTTCTGGTACTAATGAATTATATGCAATAGTAGATGCTCAATTTACTATCCCACCTGATTTAGGTCGATTTATTTACAGACCATGGACCATCATTACCTATGCATTTTCTCATGCAGGCTTTTTTCATATATTATTGAATATGTTGGTTTTATATTGGTTTGGAATGCTCATTTCTCAATATTTGGGTAGTGCCAAATTAGTCAACTTATATGTTTTAGGAGCACTGGCAGGAGCGGTTGTATTTATTTTAGCCTATAACCTAATACCTTTTCTTGCAGACAGAACCACCTCTGGTATGGTAGGAGCTTCAGCTGCAGTTTATGCAGTGGCAACAGCATCTGCAACCTTATTGCCTGATCATAGATTCCATTTGATATTAATAGGACCAGTTAAAATAAAATACATAGTTGCGGTTTACATAGTGTTATCTTTATTGAATTCTGCTGGTCCGAATGCAGGGGGTAATATTGCTCACTTAGGGGGTGCTGCAATCGGCTTTCTTTACGTTAGAGGTCTTCAGGCAGGGACGGACTTCGGTCTGTGGATTCAAATGACCTTAGGTTTTTTTCAGAATCTTTTCAAATCAAAGCCAAAGATTAAAGTGACTTACAAAAAGAGTAAATCATCTAATCAAAAGTCAAGTAGTACTTCATCATCAAGTAGTTCTTCTTCTGCATCTGAACAGGAAGAGATTGATCGAATTTTAGATAAGATTTCAGAAAAAGGCTATGAAAGCTTGTCCAAGGATGAAAAACAAAAGCTTTTTAATGCGAGTAAAAAATAG
- a CDS encoding T9SS type A sorting domain-containing protein: MKYFFTAFSVICIFYLFPICAQNYKTLNEKTIKWSEGSGWISYASPGNQLYGLEISIEGTVIFDSIDYNSSLVIDGYEENDEGIITVDSGDSLTINGDLIVEPGGKIIVKKNAVVQINGNLLNKGLSSLGTPYAGGDIINNGIIFVSGDYSQHAGATLTNGDSSIFTVEGIIDENKNYDSENSTLPIKLKSFTGVLTASSTIELNWATAKEENFSFFEIHRSVDNHAFEVIGYITGTGNSNTEVEYNFTDDTPPFGLLKYRLKAVDIDDSFEIFQSIIIKNTFSNQIKAYPNPVSNTTDLRLLVPEKLSGNINKVDLQSTCGRMLYSQTNFDPAIDKININGLKEGMYILKVTYNGVTDILRIFKSQ, from the coding sequence ATGAAATACTTCTTCACAGCTTTCTCAGTTATTTGTATTTTTTACTTATTTCCAATCTGTGCACAGAATTATAAAACTCTTAATGAAAAAACTATAAAATGGAGTGAAGGTTCCGGGTGGATAAGTTATGCTAGTCCTGGCAACCAGCTTTACGGATTAGAAATTAGCATAGAAGGTACGGTTATTTTTGACAGCATTGATTATAATTCCTCATTAGTAATCGATGGTTATGAAGAAAATGATGAAGGGATTATCACTGTTGATAGCGGAGATTCACTAACAATAAATGGTGATTTAATTGTTGAGCCTGGAGGTAAAATTATCGTTAAGAAAAATGCAGTTGTTCAGATTAATGGAAACTTATTGAATAAAGGACTTTCCTCATTAGGAACGCCATATGCAGGGGGAGATATAATTAATAATGGAATAATCTTTGTCTCAGGAGATTATTCGCAGCATGCAGGAGCTACGCTAACGAATGGCGATAGTAGTATTTTCACTGTTGAAGGAATAATTGATGAGAATAAAAATTATGATTCAGAAAACTCAACTTTGCCGATTAAACTTAAAAGTTTTACTGGGGTTTTAACAGCTAGTAGCACTATTGAATTGAATTGGGCGACAGCTAAAGAAGAAAACTTTTCCTTTTTCGAAATTCATAGATCAGTAGATAACCATGCTTTTGAAGTCATCGGTTATATAACGGGTACTGGAAACAGTAATACAGAAGTTGAATACAATTTTACAGATGATACCCCTCCATTTGGATTATTGAAATACAGGTTAAAAGCAGTTGATATAGACGATAGTTTTGAGATTTTTCAATCTATAATAATTAAGAATACTTTTAGTAATCAAATAAAAGCTTATCCTAATCCGGTTTCAAATACTACAGATTTAAGGTTATTAGTTCCTGAAAAATTATCAGGTAATATAAACAAAGTAGATTTACAAAGTACTTGTGGTAGAATGCTTTACAGTCAAACTAATTTTGATCCAGCAATTGATAAAATCAATATAAATGGACTGAAGGAAGGAATGTATATTTTAAAAGTAACATATAATGGTGTAACTGATATACTCAGAATTTTCAAAAGTCAATGA
- the lpdA gene encoding dihydrolipoyl dehydrogenase — translation MASKYDIIVVGSGPGGYVAAIRASQLGKKVAIVEKESLGGICLNWGCIPTKALLKSANVFEYISHAEDYGISVKDAKADFTGMVKRSRGVAEGMSKGVQFLMKKNKIEVIDGFGKLKKGKKVEVDNNGKKTEYSADHIILATGGRAKELPNLPIDGKKIIEYRKAMSLEKQPKKMVVVGSGAIGVEFAYFYNSIGTEVTIVEFMDRIVPVEDEEVSKALAKTYKKAGINIMTSSEVTSVDTKGSGCKVTVKTKKGEEKLDCDVVLSAVGVATNLENIGLEDVGVSTDKGKVLVDDYYKTNVDGVYAIGDIVHGPALAHVASAEGIICVEKIAGENPEPLDYKNIPGCTYCSPEIASVGYTEKQAKEAGYDLKVGKFPFSASGKASAAGAKDGFVKLVFDAKYGELLGAHMIGANVTEMIAEIVAVRKLETTGHELIKTVHPHPTMSEAVMEAAAAAYDEVIHI, via the coding sequence ATGGCATCAAAATATGATATTATTGTTGTGGGTTCAGGCCCGGGTGGTTATGTAGCCGCTATACGTGCTTCACAGTTAGGTAAAAAAGTAGCGATCGTTGAAAAAGAGAGCTTAGGAGGTATATGCTTAAACTGGGGATGTATTCCTACAAAAGCCTTATTAAAAAGTGCCAATGTATTTGAATATATAAGCCATGCAGAAGATTACGGTATTAGCGTAAAAGATGCAAAAGCTGACTTCACTGGAATGGTAAAAAGAAGCCGTGGAGTTGCTGAAGGAATGAGCAAAGGTGTTCAGTTCTTAATGAAGAAAAACAAAATTGAAGTTATTGATGGCTTTGGTAAACTTAAAAAAGGTAAGAAAGTAGAAGTTGACAATAACGGTAAAAAGACTGAATACTCAGCTGATCATATCATATTGGCCACTGGTGGAAGAGCCAAAGAATTACCGAACCTTCCTATTGATGGTAAAAAAATCATTGAATACAGAAAAGCGATGAGCCTTGAAAAACAGCCTAAGAAAATGGTTGTAGTAGGTTCAGGTGCAATAGGTGTTGAGTTTGCTTATTTCTACAATTCAATCGGTACTGAAGTTACGATTGTTGAATTTATGGATAGAATTGTTCCTGTTGAGGATGAAGAAGTTTCTAAAGCATTAGCTAAAACTTATAAGAAAGCTGGAATCAATATCATGACTAGCTCTGAAGTAACTTCTGTAGATACTAAAGGAAGCGGTTGCAAAGTAACCGTTAAAACCAAAAAAGGTGAAGAGAAGTTAGATTGCGATGTAGTTCTTTCTGCAGTTGGAGTAGCTACTAACTTAGAAAATATTGGATTAGAAGATGTTGGCGTTTCAACTGATAAAGGAAAAGTATTAGTTGATGATTATTATAAAACTAATGTAGATGGGGTTTATGCTATAGGTGATATAGTTCATGGACCAGCATTAGCTCACGTAGCTTCAGCCGAAGGTATTATCTGTGTTGAAAAAATAGCGGGAGAAAATCCTGAGCCATTGGATTATAAAAACATACCAGGTTGTACGTATTGCAGCCCTGAAATTGCTTCTGTTGGATATACTGAAAAACAAGCAAAAGAAGCTGGATACGATTTAAAAGTTGGTAAATTCCCATTCTCTGCATCAGGAAAAGCTAGTGCAGCAGGCGCTAAAGACGGTTTTGTAAAATTAGTATTTGACGCGAAATATGGTGAATTACTAGGTGCTCATATGATTGGTGCTAATGTTACTGAAATGATTGCTGAAATTGTTGCAGTTAGAAAATTAGAAACTACAGGACATGAATTGATCAAAACGGTTCATCCTCACCCAACTATGAGCGAGGCCGTGATGGAAGCTGCGGCAGCTGCTTATGATGAGGTGATTCACATTTAA